TCAGGGGTCACCCGACCGTCCACCACCGCCCCGCCAAGTCCCCAGGCAGAATAAATTTTCAGGCAGTCCGGATCCCGGCCATTGACATCCCGGGTATAGATGACCCCGGCGGAACGGGCCTCAATCATCTCAAGAACCAGTACCGCCATGGGCGTGTTATGGTCAGGAATTCCGGAACGAATCCGATAGGCCAGGGCTGCCGGGCTGTATTTGCCCGCAATAACCCGCTTGTATGACTGCTCCACATCATCCATGTCCACATTCATCAAGCTTAGGTATTGACCGGCAAAACTGACATCGCCGTCCTCCATGACGCCGCTGCTGCGCATGGCTAGCTTGAAAGGACCACATCCCCTTTCAAGCCCTGCATCCACTCGTTCAAACCGGGTCAGGCCTTCGTCAATCTCCCTGACCACATCTTCGGGCAGGGGTGCCGCGAGTACGGCATTTTCAAGGTTTTGGGCAGTGTCTGTCAGACTGGCCGGATCATCAATATCAAGGCCGGCCAACTGCTGCCGGACATAGGGATAAAGGTCGTTGGCCTCCATGAAATAATGGAATGCCCGGGTGGTGATAACAAATCCTTGGGGAACCGGGAGGAGAAGTTCTTGTTTCAGCCGGGCCAGCACTGCAGCTTTTCCTCCGGCGATTTCCTCGTCCAGGCAGAGGTCCTGGTCCAGTGGCAGGATAAAGGGAGGCGAAAAGTCAAACTTGGGCGGTGCCAACATAAACCGGACATAAAAATCAAACTTTTTGTGATAGTCTTTCAAACTCCAGTATCCATTGGGACACATGGCCAGCAGTTCCTGGATCATGTCGGCCACAGCTGCTGAAAATGCCTCATAGGTTCTTACCACAAATTCCAGGTCTACCCGTCTCTGATTGTAGTACAGATCCTCAAGAACCGCCAAAAGCTCGTGAACGGCCCTGTCGTGTCCCAGCAGGCGTTTAAAGGCCTCATACTTTTCTCTGACCACTGTGCCCGGGGCAAAGACCTGATAGGTCCAGTGTCTAAATAAATTTTTTATAAGCATGAATCCTTCCTTTATGAATGCAGGATTCTAATCCGCACCTGCCCCGACGGCATTCGGTGCAACCAACGGGCAGGCCATGGAAAAACGCGAAAAAGATATGGATATCTAAATATATATCCCGGTCGTCTTTCCATGCAAGCACAAATTCTGAACAAAATCCGTAGGATTTAACGGTGTGGTTAAATTTTTTAAATAAATCGATTGAGACCACCCGCACAGATCAAAAAAAGTTCAGTCCCTTCATCTTTATTGACGTCCAAATAAGCGCAATAAATTTATTGCACTGCCAAAATTTTATTGCAACGTTCAGGCGATATCTTTATCCGGTCTTTGACTTTCAAGCCCTTGTCAGGATCGACGTCTGCTGCCAGGCTCAGGATTGGGCGTTAACGATTTGGGGTATCAGGGCAAGCCGCAATTTTCTTTCAATTTATTGCAAACAATATATATACAATTCAATATGTTACACACAAAAACATTAAACCAAAGCGTTTTTTTAATCATCCTGGCATGGTTATGGCTAAGTTTCAGATGCAAGGTAACAGGTCTAAATTAAAAATCGCCCTTTCCGGTATACGTTACCGGGATGGCCCGGATTAGGCAATAAAACTCAGTGGCGGGGATATTGTGTCCCCCCACTGCCGGGGTTAACAAAATATTAAAGTTTGATTTTATTATTTTTTACAATCTGTAAAAGCACCAGTTCAATGGGAAAACCTGGCCATTGACACATGCTTTTCTTGGGAGGATTAAACTATGACAACAAATGAATTTTCTTCACTTGACTTTGATCAATGTCTTGACGACGTATCCCTGGCAAAATCCATACTGGCCAGCGCTGAAAAAAACAACGGCAAAATCAGTGATGCCGGAATCGTATTTGCTTTAAGAAATATCCTCAAGATGAAATACTATCCGGTTGCTGTAAAATATTTTTTTAAAGAGAATGAACTGGAAGATTTTAAAAAGAATGTCGACTACAAAGTCTCCGGCCCGGCTGTTACATTTTGCGCCTATGTGGCCGCAAGCCGTCAAAGAGGCGATATCCTGCTGGGCAACGCAAAAAAAGTGGGATGCGGCAACGCGAAGTTTGTAATGAAGTGGAAAGAGATGGATGAAGATGAAATTAAAAGTCACCTGAAGTATACCAAGGACCGGGCCCAGGCTGAACGATTCGTTAAAACAAAAAAACGGCTGCCTGAAGCGCCCCTGGCCTTTGCAACAGCCCCCCTTCACAAAGCCCCTTTTAAACCGGACCTAATTCACGGCATGTGCGACCCCCTTCAGTCATACCACCTGGCCAACGACTGGGATGCTGCCTTTGACAGCCATCCTTTTGAAATGATCATGACCATGAATTCTTCCATCTGCCATGGTTGTGTTCAATGTTTTGTCATGAACAAATTCAATGTCACCCAGATGTGCAGCAGCAGCTATACGGCCGGCAAAACGGAACAGGGAGAGGTTAACTGGATCATGCCCTATGACCAGATGGAACCCACTGTTCACTGGATGCTGGAACGTACGGTTCGTGACGGCGGCGTCTCCTTCCCCCGGACAGGTGAAACCTATCCCGGATTTGATATCTGTAAACTCTGTCCGCTCCTGAATTTCAGGGCACCCAAAGACAAAGAGAAATAACAGCCATGAACTGATCTGGTCTCCATGGCAGATGAAAGGCTTAGAAGACTTTTTCAATTCAAAATGCGGTGCAATATTTTTATTGCGCCGCATCAGGCGCGTTGACATCCGAACTAACGGCCATGGGCCGTCCTTGGTCTATCTATTCATAGGCCTCGGCCAACAACAAAACCATTAAGCATCCAGTTACCTGCTGGAAACTTTTATAAAGACAATCTGGGCGTCAGGCTTGACAACTCAGGTTAACTATTTTGGTAATACCAAGTGATTTTAAGGAGAGAAGAATGAAAAGAACCTGTTCATATCTGGCTGTCATAATGCTGGGTCTATTTTTGTCGGCCCAGAT
Above is a window of uncultured Desulfobacter sp. DNA encoding:
- a CDS encoding DUF169 domain-containing protein, whose translation is MTTNEFSSLDFDQCLDDVSLAKSILASAEKNNGKISDAGIVFALRNILKMKYYPVAVKYFFKENELEDFKKNVDYKVSGPAVTFCAYVAASRQRGDILLGNAKKVGCGNAKFVMKWKEMDEDEIKSHLKYTKDRAQAERFVKTKKRLPEAPLAFATAPLHKAPFKPDLIHGMCDPLQSYHLANDWDAAFDSHPFEMIMTMNSSICHGCVQCFVMNKFNVTQMCSSSYTAGKTEQGEVNWIMPYDQMEPTVHWMLERTVRDGGVSFPRTGETYPGFDICKLCPLLNFRAPKDKEK